One Pichia kudriavzevii chromosome 3, complete sequence genomic window carries:
- a CDS encoding uncharacterized protein (PKUD0C08940; similar to Saccharomyces cerevisiae YGL114W; ancestral locus Anc_6.137), protein MSSNLASTMNLNQAIKPEHSQVTFRGTVAGLAIGTLILLSNFQFGLQTGWVSMMSLPAALMAFSIFKTFDSYSPLSFPFTPQENVYVQSVAVAVATGPLAYGFIGIIPAIEKLLTPEEAGVISKVTDGLRAVFEPFKPSYKLLIWSLGLAFFGVFFAVPLREEFIVRQKLQFPSGSATATLISVFHRFPLRLNSSDNEENNMDNQTQIHDVGFHDLERDPNKADEEAESYSRDMLVLSSTAMISAIYTLTSYFIPQIKIIPVLGNYLSNEYLINFTPSPAYIGQGIIMGFETTCGMFLGMILGWFILSPYAKYMGWAPGETGDWKNGSEGWIMWISLSIMISDSVVSLGLMNYRLIMSYLSYLRNSKRQSNIESSSLLQSIRVGSPGNNIHNGDTTSTSNSSGNSYMDADETAMTNAPQNNNEDIFDEETINYKVPVIGLLLCIPMLIISMKFIFGNIVPAWILLLTIPISLVLSLVGVKSLGETDLNPVSGIGKLSQLMTALVVPSSTPGAVLINLVVGAISEATAQQAGDLMQDLKTGYLLHGSPQAQFIAQIFGSIWGVLIATPMYRWYDKIYQIPGPLFKIPTAVIWIDCARLVNGHELPEKVGLFVIIFGILSFVLSLIRGIVTSGSRYYKYTRLIPSGVSVGIGIYNTPSFTLARFLGGLISWYWIRRLANRHSSLVDSGKVSLIIFSSGLVLGEGLFSVVNMILASLGVPHL, encoded by the coding sequence ATGAGTTCGAATTTGGCATCTACGATGAATCTGAACCAAGCCATAAAACCTGAACATTCTCAAGTGACTTTCAGAGGGACCGTTGCGGGATTGGCAATTGGTACCTTGATCTTATTGTCGAACTTCCAGTTTGGTCTCCAAACGGGGTGGGTTTCAATGATGTCGTTACCTGCCGCCTTGATGGcgttttccatttttaaaACATTTGATTCTTATTCTCCCTTAAGTTTTCCATTCACACCACAGGAAAACGTTTACGTACAGAGCGTTGCTGTTGCCGTTGCTACAGGGCCCTTGGCTTATGGGTTTATTGGCATTATTCcagcaattgaaaaattgctTACACCAGAAGAAGCTGGTGTGATCTCTAAAGTGACGGACGGACTTAGGGCTGTCTTCGAGCCCTTCAAACCTTCCTATAAACTACTCATCTGGAGTTTAGGACTGGCGTTTTTTGGGGTTTTCTTTGCTGTCCCCCTAAGGGAAGAATTTATTGTCCGACAGAAACTACAGTTTCCAAGTGGTAGTGCAACAGCTACTCTGATTAGTGTCTTTCATAGATTTCCTTTACGATTAAACTCATCTGACAATGAGGAAAATAATATGGATAATCAAACACAGATACACGATGTTGGTTTTCATGATCTCGAAAGGGATCCCAACAAAGCCGACGAAGAGGCGGAATCATATTCAAGAGATATGTTAGTGTTGTCTTCAACCGCTATGATTTCAGCTATTTACACCTTGACATCATATTTTATACCCCAGATTAAGATTATACCAGTGTTGGGAAACTATTTATCCAACGAATACTTGATAAACTTTACACCGTCTCCCGCTTATATTGGGCAAGGCATTATTATGGGATTTGAAACCACTTGCGGTATGTTTTTGGGCATGATATTAGGGTGGTTCATATTATCACCCTATGCTAAATATATGGGTTGGGCTCCAGGAGAAACAGGAGACTGGAAGAACGGGTCTGAAGGCTGGATCATGTGGATTTCTTTATCCATCATGATATCTGACTCTGTTGTCTCATTGGGACTAATGAATTACAGACTGATTATGTCATACCTTAGTTATTTGAGGAACTCAAAGAGACAATCAAACATCGAATCATCAAGTTTGCTACAAAGTATCCGCGTTGGCTCACCTGGCAACAACATCCACAACGGAGATACTACAAGCACTAGTAATTCAAGCGGAAATTCGTACATGGATGCAGATGAGACAGCAATGACCAATGCCCctcaaaacaacaatgagGATATATTTGACGAAGAAACGATCAACTATAAGGTCCCAGTTATAGGATTATTGCTATGTATACCAATGTTGATCATTTCGATGAAGTTCATTTTCGGTAATATTGTGCCTGCCTGGATTTTGTTGTTAACGATCCCAATATCTTTGGTGTTATCATTAGTTGGAGTGAAATCTTTGGGAGAAACAGATTTGAACCCTGTCTCTGGAATCGGCAAGTTGTCTCAGTTAATGACAGCTTTGGTGGTCCCCTCTTCAACCCCAGGGGCTGTCTTGATCAATTTGGTAGTTGGTGCCATTTCAGAGGCGACAGCTCAACAGGCAGGAGATTTGATGcaagatttgaaaactgGATATTTGCTGCATGGTTCACCACAGGCCCAATTTATAGCGCAAATTTTTGGTAGTATCTGGGGTGTTCTAATTGCTACACCCATGTACCGCTGGTATGACAAGATATATCAAATACCGGGGCCATTATTCAAAATCCCTACAGCTGTTATATGGATTGATTGTGCCCGGTTAGTCAATGGCCATGAACTACCTGAGAAAGTGGGGCTTTTTGTCATAATCTTTGGCATTTTATCCTTTGTGTTGTCACTAATAAGAGGCATAGTAACGTCAGGTAGCAGATACTACAAATATACCAGATTGATTCCAAGTGGAGTCTCTGTAGGGATTGGAATCTACAACACTCCCTCGTTTACTCTAGCTAGGTTTTTGGGCGGACTGATTAGTTGGTACTGGATTAGAAGACTTGCCAACCGTCACAGTTCTCTGGTAGATAGCGGGAAGGTTAGtttgattatttttagCAGTGGCTTAGTTTTGGGGGAGGGGCTGTTTAGTGTTGTCAACATGATTCTGGCCAGTTTAGGGGTTCCACACTTATAA
- a CDS encoding uncharacterized protein (PKUD0C08950; similar to Saccharomyces cerevisiae YBR233W (PBP2); ancestral locus Anc_6.139): MLKRKNEESEESKESTHYVKRVALDAEAVEQKDIQQDKQKTSVSLSTPEQPDESTKREDTTGAGSSHAGDYGLSNANSEEYEHASSQTFTRPSSIPSKEDFAPSKSTEINTNNGPISSHKVQNDDPTYVHFRMLASISDTANIVGKGGDSISKIKEQSNARVNVSENLKGVPERIISVRGSAEYVAKAFGLIIRTINGEPFDQSSSIESKSYNLRLLFPHSIMGYIIGKKGSRFREIEENSAASLKANDQMLPASTDRILNITGVADAIHIATYYVAQTVIEHKQQIQKAIYYNPANFNQPLLPVLSNNSNANSSHGNRQFNNFSGAANMIQMPNPMMPGMMPQQMGYNGMLQSGIQSNMAMMGLNQNSLSAATNSRVGEISTGSDGKVNQELYVSQQHIGLVIGRGGKNLKDIRQNTGCYVKVNDEIPGASERKLTLMGDVYSIQNAILMINNKIENEKIRKQRDANNQ; encoded by the coding sequence AtgttgaagagaaagaacGAAGAGTCTGAGGAGTCCAAAGAATCCACCCATTATGTGAAGAGGGTCGCATTAGATGCCGAAGCTGTTGAACAAAAGGATATCCAGCAAGACAAGCAAAAAACTTCAGTTTCTCTATCGACCCCTGAACAACCCGATGAAAGTACTAAAAGGGAGGATACCACGGGTGCTGGTTCGTCACATGCCGGGGATTATGGATTGTCTAATGCAAACTCAGAAGAATACGAACACGCTTCTTCTCAAACATTCACAAGACCTAGCTCCATTCCATCAAAGGAAGATTTTGCACCATCGAAATCAACAGAAATTAACACAAATAATGGACCTATCTCCTCTCATAAGGTTCAAAATGATGATCCTACATATGTTCATTTCCGAATGTTAGCTTCTATTTCAGATACTGCCAACATTGTTGGAAAAGGCGGTGATTCAATTtctaaaatcaaagaacAATCTAATGCAAGAGTCAATGTTAGTGAAAACTTGAAAGGTGTTCCCGAACGTATCATTAGCGTCCGTGGATCCGCAGAATATGTTGCAAAAGCTTTTGGTCTAATCATCAGAACAATTAATGGAGAACCTTTTGATCAATCCTCAAGTATAGAGTCCAAGTCTTACAATTTACGCCTACTATTCCCACACTCGATAATGGGTTACATTATTGGTAAAAAAGGCTCAAGATTTAGAGAAATCGAGGAAAATTCAGCTGCAAGCCTCAAGGCCAATGATCAGATGCTACCTGCTTCCACTGATAGAATTCTAAATATTACCGGTGTAGCCGATGCGATTCATATTGCTACATATTATGTGGCACAAACCGTTATTGAGCACAAACAGCAAATACAAAAGGCAATTTACTACAATCCTGCCAACTTTAATCAGCCCCTATTGCCTGTATTATCAAATAACTCTAATGCAAACTCATCTCATGGCAACCGACAATTCAATAATTTTAGTGGTGCAGCAAACATGATCCAAATGCCAAACCCAATGATGCCAGGAATGATGCCACAACAAATGGGTTACAATGGTATGCTTCAATCTGGAATCCAATCAAATATGGCAATGATGGGTCTGAATCAGAATAGTCTATCTGCTGCTACAAATTCTAGAGTAGGAGAAATTTCAACTGGATCTGATGGCAAGGTAAACCAAGAGTTGTACGTTTCACAACAACATATTGGTTTAGTTATTGGCCGTGGTGGtaaaaacttgaaagaTATAAGACAAAATACAGGCTGTTATGTCAAAGTTAATGACGAAATTCCTGGTGCAAGTGAGAGGAAGTTAACTTTAATGGGTGACGTGTACTCAATTCAAAATGCAATACTTATGATtaataacaaaattgaGAACGAAAAGAtcagaaaacaaagagatgCTAATAATCAATAG
- a CDS encoding uncharacterized protein (PKUD0C08960; similar to Saccharomyces cerevisiae YBR231C (SWC5); ancestral locus Anc_6.138) — MSAGHTRATPHEERHESIYQIESGEYNTPLKSESQETSNEGASTKSICNGGNNEQVEIQVEHQQEEDDDDEEDEDYVLAANNDDGEVILNDKEIQAKSLEGDDDDEEDYIQEEDLKEMAKYSSIESNEGGLVKTRRQRQLEAEQERQQKKSSSMMNQSKTSNADINSIWAELNSMSSSRPNTTKDTAKQQTGFMDTEETKSSERAKPTADSVLKPQTIKITRTYEFAGKMITEEKEVDADSEEAKAHLNSTAIKGTPKEGSLEPSAPHTLRRKRKRESLLDAVITNSSTAKLSTLEKSRLDWANFVDKSKISEELKYNNKGGFLEKQDFLNRVESRRDGLLKEAKSKK; from the coding sequence ATGTCTGCTGGCCATACACGTGCAACACCACACGAGGAGCGTCATGAAAGTATCTATCAGATAGAAAGTGGGGAATACAATACACCATTGAAATCTGAGTCTCAGGAGACTTCAAATGAAGGGGCCAGTACCAAAAGTATTTGCAATGGTGGCAATAATGAGCAGGTTGAGATTCAAGTGGAGCaccaacaagaagaagatgatgatgatgaagaggaCGAAGATTATGTTTTGGCAGcaaataatgatgatggCGAGGTAATTTTAAACGATAAAGAGATACAGGCCAAGAGTTTGGAAGGGGACGACGATGACGAAGAAGACTACATACAAGAAGAGGATCTAAAGGAAATGGCCAAGTATAGCTCTATTGAATCGAATGAAGGTGGTCTAGTCAAAACAAGAAGACAAAGGCAGTTGGAGGCCGAACAAGAAAGACAGCAAAAGAAGAGTTCCAGTATGATGAATCAATCGAAAACTTCCAATGCGGATATCAATTCGATTTGGGCCGAACTGAATTCCATGTCAAGCTCAAGGCCAAACACAACCAAGGACACGGCTAAGCAGCAGACTGGATTTATGGACACGGAGGAAACAAAGAGTTCAGAACGCGCCAAGCCTACCGCTGATAGTGTATTGAAGCCCCAGACAATTAAGATCACCAGGACCTATGAATTTGCAGGTAAGATGATCACCGAGGAGAAGGAGGTTGATGCAGATTCCGAGGAGGCCAAAGCACATTTGAACTCAACTGCTATTAAAGGGACACCAAAAGAAGGTTCTCTTGAGCCATCCGCACCCCATACTCTAAGgagaaagaggaagagaGAAAGTCTACTAGATGCCGTTATAaccaattcttcaactgcaAAACTATCTACATTGGAAAAATCCAGGCTGGATTGGGCTAATTTTGTGGATAAGTCTAAAATTAGTGAAGAACTTAAATATAACAACAAAGGTGGGTTTTTGGAGAAACAAGACTTCCTTAATAGAGTCGAATCACGAAGAGATGGCTTACTTAAGGAAGcgaaatcaaagaaataa
- a CDS encoding uncharacterized protein (PKUD0C08970; similar to Saccharomyces cerevisiae YEL055C (POL5); ancestral locus Anc_6.7) — protein sequence MGVSKDHYYRLASNLSKERIQAATSLIKELAEENSETEYKYALQRLMSGLASGHDSARIGFSMCLTELLSLLSGSEALKYTAKTFLSDLNTHLDKTVKAKHKGKNLRAYLFAKIFGIQSLIGSSLLDDPPHSLIIEIIDELFSIALTKSWIREISVVTIIKLINKLHLAADREVIPYILTKLAENSLLLSMDGLLVYLTIPVAERKNLSDLASIQRSQHWKNDDPLTKGNLAVLKDAFLDRIVHNDNGDDEDNNESETNEKDKKKKKKTKAKNDQQQPQIQKGSWNPQLHYVWVPLLSELMENERETSQEPPQKKKKSSKGTKNDKKTSNKLSLATFWPTFDATFFSANASPERKHTGLQILDLSFKLPSFIPEFFSVLFDQNITRCLINHTSKKDRVLHSLSVNVLENATKTSKTLRHENARLCMVRSLERQCVLFDRVSKSKIIRDILSNIFDDESDPNNLETEVTFWVEIIDWIMNKSYNELSSKTNNKDDTHSLEEDVHTFIFDSLLNVVRGNKRLIKAVIEKSNDKVLTLQVISQCKEILEYFAKVIYVKAQIPYSGSTLKLAKDRLSSVLSDLMECSKNQVDWSGFLVEFLHKYDQSNELITTIDNLDKIEEVNDADQDSDVDVDADMGYDSQLDIKQVKEKSFKAWNELAKSVKSTGLNISKSRISKCLIMLLSTALLELYGGDLESVSILNDLDNVYEDFKQGNESSNILDTLIDLMLSYTTQKSKLKKRIGNNIWESVFLDIKQEQLDRLFDVLMTRENKAGMEQLFNQAIDEYDDEDEDEDEGKANEENENSENKLKEGTESESESEEPDEESEDNVDRNEKIEEVEKSATTALAKALKIEEAGLGHRKNNHDISANREADEKEEQEQEQENDDDNEDDDDDDDDDDNAYESDESMSDEQMLAIDSQLSAIFQQRKSSLDELRSSSKNGNERKLEAKNARELMALCKLRVLDLLDSYVSNPETQIQIECASIAIILLDLMELTIDINVGEKAHKLIKKTCKHTFQIPEDKLGDIFDLLDQVLSRASKGKFAALGQACSQVAIYLVRSIVAVNPEKYEEFISRATEIYLKHLIKWAVTPRDKANASLFTDFVNWLNTKRTPRS from the coding sequence ATGGGTGTAAGTAAGGACCATTACTATAGACTGGCCTCAAACCTCTCCAAGGAGAGAATCCAGGCAGCAACCTCTCTTATAAAGGAGTTGGCTGAAGAAAATTCCGAAACTGAATACAAGTATGCATTACAGAGACTCATGAGTGGGCTTGCATCGGGTCACGATTCTGCCAGGATTGGGTTTTCCATGTGTTTGACTGAACTTTTGTCTCTGCTATCTGGTAGTGAGGCATTGAAATATACCGCAAAGACTTTCTTATCTGATCTAAACACTCATTTGGATAAAACCGTTAAGGCAAAACATAAAGGTAAGAATTTACGTGCTTATTTATTTGCAAAAATATTTGGCATTCAATCTCTCATTGGTTCCAGCCTCTTGGATGATCCACCACACTCGCTaattattgaaatcattgatgaaCTCTTCTCTATTGCTTTGACTAAATCGTGGATTAGAGAAATTTCCGTTGTCACCATAATCAAATTAATCAATAAGCTACATTTGGCTGCCGATAGAGAAGTCATTCCTTATATATTGACCAAATTGGCAGAGAATAGTCTATTATTGTCCATGGATGGGTTGCTCGTGTATTTGACAATTCCTGTTGCGGAACGCAAGAATTTGTCTGACTTGGCATCTATCCAGCGGTCACAACATTGGAAAAACGATGATCCTTTGACAAAGGGCAACTTGGCGGTGCTGAAGGATGCATTTTTGGATAGAATTGTCCATAATGACAATGGGGACGACGAAGATAATAATGAAAGTGAAACCAACGAGAAAgataaaaagaagaaaaagaaaaccaagGCAAAGAATGATCAGCAACAACCCCAGATTCAAAAAGGCTCTTGGAATCCACAACTACATTATGTTTGGGTGCCACTATTGTCTGAACTCATGGAGAACGAACGCGAAACAAGCCAAGAGCCACctcagaagaagaagaaatcaagtaAAGGTACGAAAAACGATAagaaaacttcaaacaAATTATCTTTGGCTACATTTTGGCCTACTTTTGATGCAACATTTTTCTCAGCTAATGCCTCGCCAGAACGTAAACATACTGGACTTCAAATATTAGACTTATCTTTCAAACTGCCTTCATTTATACCTGagtttttctctgttttatttgatcaaaATATCACTCGTTGTTTGATTAATCACACTTCTAAGAAGGACCGTGTTTTGCACTCTCTTTCGGTGAATGTTCTTGAGAACGCTACTAAAACCTCTAAAACTTTGAGACATGAAAATGCAAGGTTATGTATGGTTCGTTCATTGGAGAGACAATGTGTACTATTTGATAGAGTTAGCAAATCGAAAATTATTAGAGATATATTGtcaaatatttttgatgatgaatcagACCCTAACAATCTTGAAACTGAGGTCACTTTTTGGGTAGAAATCATCGATTGGATTATGAACAAGTCATACAATGAACTATCATCAAAGACGAATAATAAGGATGACACCCACTCATTAGAGGAAGATGTTCAtacatttatatttgaCTCCTTACTCAATGTTGTCCGTGGCAACAAAAGACTGATCAAAGctgtcattgaaaaatcaaacgATAAAGTATTAACCTTACAGGTGATTTCACAATGTAAAGAGAttcttgaatattttgCTAAAGTTATTTATGTCAAAGCCCAAATTCCATATAGTGGAAGTACATTGAAACTCGCAAAAGATAGGTTGTCTTCAGTATTATCCGACCTTATGGAGTGCAGTAAAAACCAAGTTGACTGGTCCggttttcttgttgaatttttgcACAAATATGATCAATCAAATGAATTGATTACCACCATTGATAATCTAGACAAAATTGAGGAGGTTAATGATGCTGATCAGGATAGTGACGTTGATGTCGATGCTGATATGGGTTATGATAGCCAACTAGATATTAAACAAGTCAAGGAAAAATCTTTCAAGGCTTGGAATGAGTTGGCCAAATCAGTTAAATCCACTGgcttgaatatttcaaaatcaagaatcAGTAAATGCCTAATCATGTTATTGAGCACAGCACTTCTGGAGTTGTATGGTGGTGATTTGGAATCCGTAAGTATTTTAAATGATTTGGATAACGTCTACGAAGATTTCAAGCAGGGGAATGAAAGCTCAAACATTTTAGACACATTAATTGATCTAATGTTAAGTTATACGACACAAAAAAGTaaactaaagaaaagaattggTAATAATATATGGGAAAGTGtatttttggatatcaAGCAGGAGCAATTAGACAGGCTGTTCGATGTGTTGATGACTAGAGAAAACAAGGCGGGTATGGAACAACTGTTCAACCAGGCtattgatgaatatgatgatgaagatgaagatgaagatgaaggaAAGGCAAATGAAGAGAATGAGAATAGCgaaaataaattgaaagaaGGGACTGAGagtgaaagtgaaagtgaagaacctgatgaagaaagtgaagatAACGTTGACCGCAACgaaaaaattgaggagGTGGAAAAATCTGCAACTACTGCACTTGCTAAGGCActcaaaattgaagaagctgGTTTGGGACATCGTAAAAATAATCATGATATTTCGGCAAATAGAGAAGCAGacgaaaaagaagaacaagaacaagaacaagaaaacgATGACGACAACgaagacgatgatgatgatgacgatgatgacgaCAACGCATATGAATCTGACGAATCCATGTCTGATGAACAAATGCTTGCAATTGATTCTCAATTGTCTGCAATTTTCCAACAGCGTAAAAGCTctcttgatgaattgaGATCTTCCTCGAAAAATGGCAATGAACGTAAATTGGAAGCTAAGAATGCAAGAGAATTGATGGCATTGTGTAAATTAAGAGTTCTTGATTTGCTTGATTCTTACGTATCAAATCCAGAAACacaaatccaaattgaGTGTGCGTCAATTGCCATAATACTATTAGACTTGATGGAATTAACCATTGACATTAACGTGGGAGAAAAAGCACATAAGCTTATCAAAAAAACTTGTAAACATACTTTCCAAATCCCGGAGGACAAATTAGgagatatttttgatttgcTTGACCAAGTTTTATCACGTGCATCAAAGGGGAAGTTTGCAGCCCTTGGGCAAGCATGTTCGCAAGTAGCGATCTACCTCGTGCGTTCCATTGTTGCTGTGAACCCTGAAAAATATGAGGAGTTCATCTCTAGGGCTACTGAAATATATTTAAAGCATTTGATCAAGTGGGCTGTCACTCCAAGGGATAAGGCAAATGCAAGTCTTTTTACTGATTTCGTTAATTGGTTAAACACAAAGAGAACGCCAAGAAGCTGA
- a CDS encoding uncharacterized protein (PKUD0C08975; similar to Saccharomyces cerevisiae YPL271W (ATP15); ancestral locus Anc_6.6) encodes MSAWKKAGISVNKYFTISAKTLTKALKPELQAKATRRYISEVKVQHIKNGEVVKTVDLTSGKELKL; translated from the exons ATGTCTGCTTGGAAGAAGGCCGGTATCTC CGTTAACAAGTACTTTACTATCTCTGCAAAGACCCTCACCAAGGCTCTCAAGCCAGAACTACAAGCAAAGGCTACCAGAAGATACATTTCTGAAGTCAAGGTCCAACACATCAAGAATGGTGAAGTTGTTAAGACCGTTGATTTAACTTCCGGTAAGGAGCTCAAATTATAG
- a CDS encoding uncharacterized protein (PKUD0C08980; similar to Saccharomyces cerevisiae YPL270W (MDL2); ancestral locus Anc_6.5), with the protein MFLGPRYIHHFSTQQVTRSLTQLLTPKHYGVCLVRHNSAIPSISSNLHVMLLPQNVTNGHLSLITKRCFATSNLNFKENEKVGKTKISPSELVGKHKGESKDPSERGEHVKGWKEKLLGITHEESNSATFSEVWRLIKLGRKDLPLFLLAMTLLVISAAIVMSLPKITGLILDATRNFTKLDDVEIYGYSLEDFLYLMAAMLAISTAATVARIIMMRILGENLVSRLRSNFMKKIYMQDMSFYDKNKVGDLISRLSSDAYVVSKSITQNASDGIKHSLVLGSSITMMFVLSTKLSLIMLAFAPPLLFFSYLYGLKIRSLSRQLQQATGALTKVSEQQLNSIRTIQSFTAETKELRRYNERIRSVWKISVKDAITNATFFGSTGILGNTTFILTLALGTRFVFDGSMTVGDLTAYLIYTEYCGNATFGIASFYTELFKGAGAASRLFEMLDIKPSIDPIHGHKLVSSINRSSTPIEGKEVVCKGHIRFEDVSFAYPTRPNNIVFDKLSFDIPAGTSVCIVGPSGKGKSTIASLLLRFYQPLSGRIVVDGHNLEEFSVHSVRQTFGFVQQEPVLIEGTIEENIRYGLPLKLSKRLKRSDVEWAAQKANCDFIYSLPEGFDTNIGPRGSLLSGGQRQKIALARCLIKEPPVLILDEATSALDSKSESAINETLERLMKSGKMTTISIAHRLSTIERCEYILVLGYHGSIVEHGKFRDLWSEKNSHLWKLLNTTPSSPSNGSEQTKSHGPPFDGDGEGSNERDDVERRTTDDAEGDDETESANKEVNDANSDNNNLSNVQKENEATERLPPTEGAIRMRM; encoded by the coding sequence ATGTTCCTTGGGCCGAGATACATCCATCACTTTTCTACACAACAAGTAACAAGGAGCTTGACGCAATTACTTACACCAAAACATTATGGAGTTTGTCTTGTGAGACACAATTCAGCGATACCATCGATATCCAGTAATCTCCATGTTATGCTACTTCCCCAGAACGTCACTAATGGACACTTGAGCTTGATAACGAAACGGTGTTTTGCAACTTCGAATTTAAACTTCAAGGAGAACGAAAAGGTGGGAAAGACTAAAATTTCACCATCTGAATTAGTAGGGAAACACAAAGGAGAGAGCAAAGATCCTTCGGAACGGGGAGAACATGTGAAAGGTTGGAAGGAGAAACTATTGGGGATCACGCATGAGGAATCGAATAGTGCAACATTCTCAGAGGTGTGGAGATTGATAAAGTTGGGTAGGAAGGACCTACCACTATTCTTATTGGCAATGACATTATTGGTGATTTCTGCAGCCATTGTGATGTCGTTACCGAAAATTACCGGTTTGATATTAGATGCAACCAGGAATTTCACCAAGcttgatgatgttgaaatttaTGGATATTCATTAGAAGATTTCTTGTATTTAATGGCGGCAATGTTGGCGATCTCAACGGCTGCAACGGTGGCTAGGATTATAATGATGAGAATCTTGGGTGAGAATTTGGTTTCAAGGTTAAGATCCAACttcatgaagaaaatcTACATGCAAGATATGTCATTTTATGATAAGAATAAAGTTGGTGATTTGATTTCGAGATTGAGTTCAGATGCTTATGTTGTCAGTAAATCAATTACGCAAAATGCGTCTGACGGTATCAAGCACTCCCTTGTCTTGGGGTCATCCATAACCATGATGTTTGTTTTATCGACGAAATTATCCCTGATTATGTTGGCATTTGCTCCACCACTACTGTTTTTCTCGTACTTATATGGTTTGAAAATTAGGTCCTTATCTAGACAGTTACAACAAGCAACAGGTGCATTAACAAAAGTCAGCGAGCAACAGTTGAACTCCATCAGGACAATTCAATCGTTTACTGCCGAGACAAAAGAATTACGGCGTTACAATGAAAGAATCAGAAGCGTTTGGAAGATTTCAGTAAAGGATGCCATAACTAATGCTACATTTTTTGGATCCACAGGAATTTTAGGGAACACCACATTTATACTTACGTTAGCACTTGGTACAAGGTTTGTATTTGATGGTTCAATGACTGTTGGTGATTTAACAGCGTATTTGATTTATACCGAATATTGTGGGAACGCCACATTTGGTATTGCCAGTTTTTACACTGAGCTCTTCAAGGGTGCCGGTGCAGCCAGTAGattgtttgaaatgttAGACATCAAGCCAAGTATCGATCCAATCCACGGCCATAAGTTGGTGAGTAGTATCAACAGGTCGTCAACGCCAATCGAGGGCAAGGAAGTTGTTTGTAAGGGACACATtagatttgaagatgtaTCATTTGCCTACCCAACAAGACCCAACAATATTGTTTTTGACAAGTTATCATTTGACATACCAGCAGGCACTAGTGTTTGCATTGTTGGCCCCTCCGGTAAGGGTAAATCAACCATTGCCTCGCTCTTACTCCGGTTTTATCAACCCCTGAGTGGGCGTATAGTAGTTGATGGACACAATCTGGAAGAATTTTCGGTACACTCTGTACGTCAGACATTTGGGTTTGTCCAGCAAGAGCCGGTGTTGATCGAGGGTACCATCGAGGAGAACATACGGTACGGCTTGCCCCTGAAGCTTTCCAAGAGGCTCAAGAGGTCAGACGTTGAATGGGCTGCGCAGAAGGCCAACTGTGACTTTATCTACTCATTACCTGAAGGCTTTGATACAAACATTGGACCTAGAGGATCGTTGTTATCTGGAGGACAGCGCCAGAAGATTGCGTTAGCCCGGTGTCTGATCAAGGAACCTCCTGTTTTGATCCTCGACGAAGCTACAAGTGCTCTAGACAGCAAGAGTGAGTCTGCTATCAACGAGACTCTGGAGAGATTGATGAAGAGCGGTAAAATGACCACCATCAGTATAGCCCATCGACTCAGTACCATTGAGCGTTGCGAATACATCCTTGTACTTGGATACCACGGGAGTATCGTGGAGCATGGTAAATTCAGAGACCTTTGGTCCGAGAAAAACAGCCATCTATGGAAGTTGCTCAACACCACTCCATCATCTCCAAGCAACGGATCCGAGCAAACCAAATCTCATGGTCCTCCCTTTGATGGCGATGGAGAGGGCAGCAACGAACGTGATGACGTTGAGAGGAGAACGACAGACGATGCCGAAGGTGACGACGAAACCGAAAGTGCCAACAAAGAAGTCAACGATGCAAATAGTGACAATAACAATCTATCTAACGTGcagaaagaaaatgaggCTACAGAACGTCTTCCCCCTACAGAAGGTGCCATCCGCATGAGGATGTGA